In the genome of Nocardioides palaemonis, the window CGAACTGCCTACTGAAGGACCAGCAGGCCATCCACTCAGCCCCGCCGCCTCCGGATCTCGGCGTTGATCGCCGGGACCACCTCGTGCAGGTCGCCGATCACGGCGTGGGTCGCCTTGGTGACCATCGGGGCGTCGGGGTCGGTGTTGATCGCGAGGATCGCCTTCGCCGTGCTGCAACCTGCCCAGTGCTGGATCGCGCCGCTGATGCCGCAGGGGATGTAGAGGTCGGGCGAGATCCGGCTGCCGGTCTGGCCGACCTGCTCGTGGTGCGGCCGCCAGCCGAGCGAGGTGACCACGCGGGAGACGCCGAGCGAGGCGTCGAGCAGGTCGACGAGCTCGAGCAGGTCGTCGAAGCCCCCGGCCGAGCCGGCGCCGCGGCCGGCGCCGACGACGACCTTGGCGGACTTCAGGGTCCCCGACAGGTCGGGCTCGGGCTCCTCGGTCGACACCACGCGGGCGACGAGGTCGGCGGCGGGGACGTCGGGCATCTCCACGACCAGCTCGCCGGTGCCGGAGACGTCGGCGGGGCGCGCCTCGACCGCGTGTCCGGCGACGGTGAAGAGCGCCGGGCGCTGCGACAGCTGCATCTCCTCGAGCGCCGAGCCGCCGACGACCTGGCGGGTCACGGTGAACGGCGAGAGCCCGCCGAAGGACACGACGTTGGCAGCCATCGGGACGCCGGCGCGCGCGCCGAGGTGGGCGAGCACCTCGTTGCC includes:
- a CDS encoding electron transfer flavoprotein subunit alpha/FixB family protein, which translates into the protein MIVVLVEVSPAGEAVETSREAITFARDLAAAGGGIPIDVVVVGEPDDALVKVLASYGVRRIHALTGPAFEAFSGAAWATGVEHVRASAGAVVVMASGTPRGNEVLAHLGARAGVPMAANVVSFGGLSPFTVTRQVVGGSALEEMQLSQRPALFTVAGHAVEARPADVSGTGELVVEMPDVPAADLVARVVSTEEPEPDLSGTLKSAKVVVGAGRGAGSAGGFDDLLELVDLLDASLGVSRVVTSLGWRPHHEQVGQTGSRISPDLYIPCGISGAIQHWAGCSTAKAILAINTDPDAPMVTKATHAVIGDLHEVVPAINAEIRRRRG